Proteins co-encoded in one Longimicrobium sp. genomic window:
- a CDS encoding lasso peptide biosynthesis B2 protein, with protein MTGRAVPPPRSGEGAGGWGPIAGIRAALRTPGWLRDGRWRTLLEPVPHASNDAEPPRGALRAARGALRVLARAPGGRWRNTCLYRSVAECLVLREFGVDARLRIGVGTEGAEVIAHAWVVRGAQADADADPAAAALRPLAGRA; from the coding sequence ATGACCGGCCGCGCCGTCCCTCCCCCGCGTTCGGGGGAGGGAGCCGGGGGGTGGGGGCCCATCGCCGGCATCCGTGCCGCGCTGCGCACGCCGGGCTGGCTGCGCGACGGTCGCTGGCGCACGCTGCTGGAGCCCGTCCCCCACGCGAGCAACGATGCCGAGCCGCCGCGCGGTGCCCTCCGCGCGGCACGCGGCGCGCTGCGCGTGCTCGCGCGCGCACCGGGCGGCCGCTGGAGGAACACCTGCCTCTACCGAAGCGTCGCCGAGTGCCTGGTGCTCCGCGAGTTCGGAGTGGACGCGCGCCTCCGCATCGGCGTCGGCACGGAGGGGGCGGAGGTGATCGCGCACGCGTGGGTGGTCCGCGGCGCCCAGGCCGACGCGGATGCCGACCCCGCCGCCGCCGCCCTGCGCCCCCTCGCCGGCCGCGCGTGA
- the sdhA gene encoding succinate dehydrogenase flavoprotein subunit has protein sequence MIHTHTYDALVVGGGGAGLMTAIYLSRAPGLRTAVISKLYPTRSHTGAAQGGIGAALANLEEDNPEWHAFDTVKGSDYLGDQDSIQVLCEEAVPVIIELEHMGLPFSRTPDGKIAQRPFGGHTHHFGQGPVRRSCYAADRTGHMILQTLYQNCIKAGVDFYDEYQVVDLIMADDGRCGGVIAYEVATGHLHIFRSKAVEFATGGFGRVWSITSNAHANTGDGVAIALRRGIPLEDMEFYQFHPTGIYRLGILITEGVRGEGGILRNDHGERFMERYAPTMKDLASRDVVARAISKEIREGRGIGGKKYVYLDATHLGADVIENKLPDIADFCRTYLGVDPVKEPMPIQPTAHYGMGGIPTDVECRVLDAGHAVIPGLYAAGECACVSVHGANRLGTNSLLDLVVFGRRGGIAMAEFCKTAELPPLPARPTARIEAEFTRILATEKGEPAARLREEMQDVMQDAVGIFREGPGMEAALVKVRELQARFRNVLVMDKGKNFNTDLLEAWELGNLLDLAEVTTVSAINRTESRGAHLREDYLDRNDQEWLKHTLVTRAEDGTLGISYKPVVIRQFEPKERVY, from the coding sequence ATGATCCACACGCATACGTACGACGCGCTGGTGGTGGGCGGCGGCGGGGCGGGGCTGATGACGGCCATCTACCTCAGCCGCGCGCCCGGCCTGCGCACGGCGGTCATATCCAAGCTGTACCCCACCCGCTCGCACACCGGCGCCGCGCAGGGCGGCATCGGCGCGGCGCTCGCGAACCTGGAAGAGGACAACCCGGAGTGGCACGCGTTCGACACCGTGAAGGGGTCGGACTACCTGGGCGACCAGGACTCCATCCAGGTGTTGTGCGAAGAGGCGGTGCCGGTGATCATCGAGCTGGAGCACATGGGGCTCCCGTTCAGCCGCACGCCGGACGGCAAGATCGCCCAGCGCCCCTTTGGCGGGCACACGCACCACTTTGGGCAGGGCCCGGTGCGCCGCAGCTGCTACGCGGCCGACCGCACGGGGCACATGATCCTGCAGACGCTCTACCAGAACTGCATCAAGGCCGGCGTCGACTTCTACGACGAGTACCAGGTGGTCGACCTGATCATGGCCGACGACGGGCGCTGCGGCGGGGTGATCGCGTACGAGGTCGCGACGGGGCACCTGCACATCTTCCGCAGCAAGGCGGTGGAGTTCGCCACGGGTGGCTTCGGGCGCGTGTGGTCCATCACCTCCAACGCCCACGCCAACACCGGCGACGGGGTGGCGATCGCGCTGCGCCGCGGGATCCCGCTGGAGGACATGGAGTTCTACCAGTTCCACCCCACGGGGATCTACCGGCTGGGCATCCTGATCACCGAGGGCGTGCGCGGCGAGGGCGGCATCCTGCGCAACGACCACGGCGAGCGCTTCATGGAGCGCTACGCCCCCACCATGAAGGACCTGGCCAGCCGCGACGTGGTGGCGCGCGCCATCAGCAAGGAGATCCGCGAGGGGCGGGGGATCGGGGGGAAGAAGTACGTGTACCTCGACGCCACCCACCTGGGCGCGGACGTCATCGAGAACAAGCTGCCGGACATCGCGGACTTCTGCCGCACCTACCTGGGCGTGGACCCGGTGAAGGAGCCGATGCCGATCCAGCCCACCGCGCACTACGGGATGGGCGGAATCCCCACGGACGTGGAGTGCCGCGTGCTGGATGCGGGGCACGCCGTGATCCCCGGCCTGTACGCGGCCGGCGAGTGCGCCTGCGTCTCCGTGCACGGCGCCAACCGGCTGGGCACCAACTCGCTCCTCGACCTGGTGGTCTTCGGGCGGCGCGGCGGGATCGCGATGGCGGAGTTCTGCAAGACGGCGGAGCTGCCGCCCCTTCCCGCCAGGCCCACGGCGCGCATCGAGGCGGAGTTCACGCGCATCCTGGCCACCGAAAAGGGCGAGCCGGCCGCCCGCCTTCGCGAGGAGATGCAGGACGTGATGCAGGACGCGGTCGGCATCTTTCGCGAAGGCCCGGGGATGGAGGCGGCGCTCGTAAAGGTGCGCGAGCTGCAGGCGCGCTTCCGTAACGTGCTGGTGATGGACAAGGGGAAGAACTTCAACACCGACCTGCTGGAGGCGTGGGAGCTCGGCAACCTGCTGGACCTTGCCGAGGTGACCACCGTGAGCGCGATCAACCGCACCGAGAGCCGCGGCGCCCATCTGCGCGAGGACTACCTGGACCGCAACGACCAGGAGTGGCTCAAGCACACCCTGGTGACGCGGGCGGAGGACGGCACGCTCGGCATCTCGTACAAGCCCGTGGTGATCCGGCAGTTCGAGCCGAAGGAAAGGGTATACTGA
- a CDS encoding radical SAM protein: MLLGLAITEHCNLRCPHCIRDDVTTVRNLDAGLILRTVDQARLLWDEVAASITGGEPTLHPEWERIIAGLHERGVTYRFVTNGWHMRRLMPALDRYPPARVRVSLSGADEEVHDEERGRGSFRRVLMAVALLTSRQIPTSLGFVVDRRDRHQLRQAADLAEALGCTSIDFALAQPVGGSAARDSDLAPREWYSARDEILALAAEGRRTAVMLDYGAPSEGPEPVCDTFKKNRIYVDARGRLSLCCQLSEYGSNETDVVADLNHTSLLDVWPRYEEALDAQRAASLPRGGDPFDPFPCIRCARALGKMAWIRDYPSSPWAGAALPPTVPLPPRLVPLTYAARV; the protein is encoded by the coding sequence ATGCTTCTGGGCCTCGCGATCACCGAGCACTGCAACCTCCGCTGTCCGCACTGCATCCGCGATGACGTAACCACCGTCCGCAACCTGGACGCGGGCCTGATCCTCCGCACGGTCGATCAGGCTCGACTGCTGTGGGACGAGGTCGCCGCGTCCATCACCGGCGGCGAGCCCACATTGCACCCGGAGTGGGAGCGGATCATCGCCGGGCTGCACGAGCGGGGGGTAACATACCGCTTCGTGACCAACGGCTGGCACATGCGCCGCCTGATGCCGGCGCTGGATCGATACCCCCCGGCGCGCGTGCGCGTCTCCCTCTCGGGCGCGGACGAGGAGGTGCACGACGAGGAGCGGGGGCGCGGCTCCTTTCGGCGCGTGCTGATGGCGGTGGCGCTCCTCACCAGCCGCCAGATCCCCACCTCGCTCGGCTTCGTGGTGGACCGGCGCGACCGGCACCAGCTCCGGCAGGCGGCGGACCTGGCGGAGGCGCTGGGGTGCACTTCGATCGACTTCGCCCTGGCGCAGCCGGTGGGCGGCAGCGCCGCGCGCGACAGCGATCTCGCCCCGCGCGAGTGGTACTCCGCGCGCGACGAGATCCTCGCGCTCGCCGCGGAGGGCCGCCGCACGGCCGTGATGCTCGATTACGGCGCCCCGTCGGAGGGCCCCGAGCCCGTCTGCGACACCTTCAAGAAGAACCGCATCTACGTCGATGCCCGCGGCCGCCTCTCCCTCTGCTGCCAGCTCTCCGAGTACGGCTCCAACGAGACCGACGTCGTCGCGGACCTGAACCACACCTCGCTGCTGGACGTGTGGCCGCGCTACGAAGAGGCTCTGGATGCGCAGCGCGCCGCCAGCCTCCCCCGCGGCGGCGACCCGTTCGACCCCTTTCCCTGCATCCGCTGCGCGCGCGCGCTGGGGAAGATGGCCTGGATCCGCGACTACCCGTCCAGCCCCTGGGCCGGTGCCGCCCTCCCCCCCACCGTCCCCCTTCCGCCCCGCCTCGTCCCGCTCACCTACGCCGCGCGGGTGTAG
- the mdh gene encoding malate dehydrogenase, with product MDKITVVGAGNVGATAAQRVAEKELARQVVLIDIAEGVPQGKGLDQFQSAPIEGFDSRIIGSNGYEESAGSGIYIVTAGIARKPGMSRDDLLNTNAGIVRQVSENIARVSPEAIIIMVSNPLDVMSYVAMKASGFPRERVIGMAGVLDTARYRAFLAMELDVSVEDIQAMVLGGHGDTMVPLISYTTVSGIPVTQLMERSKLDAIVDRTRNGGAEIVKFLKTGSAYYAPSAGAVQMAEAIVKDKKRILPCAAWLQGEYGMRDLFLGVPVKLGRNGMEGIIEVELTEEERAALQKSADAVLEPMALV from the coding sequence ATGGACAAGATCACGGTGGTCGGGGCGGGGAACGTGGGCGCCACGGCGGCGCAGCGCGTGGCGGAGAAGGAGCTGGCGCGCCAGGTGGTCCTCATCGACATCGCCGAGGGCGTGCCGCAGGGGAAGGGGCTGGACCAGTTCCAGTCCGCCCCCATCGAAGGCTTCGACTCGCGCATCATCGGCAGCAACGGGTACGAGGAGTCCGCCGGGTCGGGGATCTACATCGTCACCGCCGGGATCGCGCGGAAGCCGGGGATGAGCCGCGACGACCTGCTGAACACCAATGCCGGAATCGTGCGCCAGGTGAGCGAGAACATCGCCCGCGTGTCGCCCGAGGCCATCATCATCATGGTCAGCAACCCGCTGGACGTGATGAGCTACGTGGCCATGAAGGCCAGCGGCTTCCCGCGCGAGCGGGTGATCGGGATGGCCGGCGTGCTGGACACGGCCCGCTACCGCGCCTTCCTGGCGATGGAGCTGGACGTGTCCGTGGAAGACATCCAGGCGATGGTCCTCGGCGGCCACGGCGACACCATGGTGCCGCTGATCTCCTACACCACCGTGAGCGGCATTCCCGTCACGCAGCTGATGGAGCGCTCGAAGCTGGACGCCATCGTGGACCGCACCCGCAACGGCGGCGCGGAGATCGTGAAGTTCCTCAAGACGGGGTCGGCGTACTACGCGCCCTCCGCCGGCGCGGTGCAGATGGCGGAGGCCATCGTCAAGGACAAGAAGCGCATCCTTCCCTGCGCCGCGTGGCTGCAGGGCGAGTACGGGATGCGCGACCTCTTTTTGGGCGTGCCGGTGAAGCTGGGGCGCAACGGGATGGAGGGGATCATCGAGGTGGAGCTGACCGAAGAGGAGCGCGCCGCGCTCCAGAAGTCGGCCGACGCGGTCCTCGAGCCGATGGCGCTGGTCTGA
- the sdhC gene encoding succinate dehydrogenase, cytochrome b556 subunit, with translation MATRIENGAGSVRNVRNTRLTESLRYKGREGMWTWMLHRVTGLGILFFLLIHVFDTALVIYWPDFYDESLNIYRHPLFRVGELAIFFSVLYHALNGLRIIIQDFWPHAMRHQRKLGLAALGLSVLLILPVAWIMMAPVLGLAEEPGVERHRARMERLQAEGRVPAAHREEATPGVLDVPMETPR, from the coding sequence ATGGCAACCCGCATCGAGAACGGCGCCGGCAGCGTGCGCAACGTCCGCAACACCCGGCTCACCGAGTCGCTCCGCTACAAGGGGCGCGAGGGGATGTGGACCTGGATGCTGCACCGGGTAACCGGGCTGGGCATCCTCTTCTTCCTCCTGATCCACGTCTTCGACACCGCGCTGGTGATCTACTGGCCGGACTTCTACGACGAGTCGCTCAACATCTACCGCCACCCGCTCTTCCGGGTGGGCGAGCTGGCCATCTTCTTCTCGGTGCTGTACCACGCGCTGAACGGGCTGCGCATCATCATCCAGGACTTCTGGCCCCACGCCATGCGCCACCAGCGCAAGCTGGGGCTCGCCGCGCTGGGGCTGAGCGTGCTGCTGATCCTACCCGTCGCGTGGATCATGATGGCGCCCGTGTTAGGCCTCGCCGAGGAGCCGGGGGTGGAGCGGCACCGCGCGCGGATGGAGCGGCTGCAGGCCGAGGGGCGCGTGCCGGCGGCTCACCGTGAAGAGGCGACGCCGGGGGTGCTGGACGTGCCGATGGAGACGCCGCGATGA
- a CDS encoding AIPR family protein, with the protein MDRITRSLLDEFSKESGIDRITNLGEDSRFEHFAAYLNIGRHLSESFDTNDVVSGSGADTGIDALAIIVNGSLATDSELVAELADTNGFLDVSFVFVQAERSSSFETAKIGQFGFGVVDFFKDAPSLPRNDAIKEAAAVMKAVYDRSSKFKRGNPICRLYYVTTGKWNGDQNLEARRAAVTEDLEQTRLFREVEFIPVDADGLQKLYNQTKNAISREFTFADRTVLPEIPGVTEAYIGLLPANEFLGLVKDESGELVRTIFYDNVRDWQDYNAVNSEMRETLSSTEMRARFALMNNGITIIAKTMRPTGNRIYIEDYQIVNGCQTSHVLFDQKDNLDDSVMVPLRLIATQDDAVIAAIIKATNRQTEVKEEQLIALSDFQKKLEMFFRSFEDNKKLYYERRSRQFNNVAGFEKTRIVTPANLIRAYASMFLEEPHRTTRNYRGLLGSVGKEIFGAQHRLEPYYSAASALYRLEYFFRNGTLEAKYKPARYHVLLATRLLMEPGKPPLPNSHEIVKYADRLSIKLWDTQEAEQWFKEAVAVVDSTAQGNFHRDHIRTQPFTEKLRKECARLTSGR; encoded by the coding sequence ATGGACCGCATCACCAGATCTCTTCTCGACGAGTTTTCCAAGGAGAGTGGGATCGACAGGATCACGAACTTGGGTGAGGATAGTCGGTTTGAGCATTTTGCAGCATACCTGAACATCGGGCGTCACCTCAGCGAGAGCTTCGATACTAACGATGTGGTCAGCGGTTCCGGTGCAGACACGGGTATCGATGCGCTTGCGATCATAGTCAATGGATCTCTGGCGACCGATTCTGAACTGGTGGCAGAGCTCGCCGATACCAACGGCTTCCTTGATGTGAGCTTTGTATTCGTCCAAGCAGAACGCTCATCGAGCTTTGAGACGGCGAAGATCGGCCAGTTCGGATTTGGAGTGGTCGACTTCTTCAAGGATGCACCTTCGTTGCCGCGCAACGACGCAATAAAGGAAGCAGCCGCAGTGATGAAGGCTGTTTATGACCGTAGCAGCAAATTCAAACGCGGGAATCCAATCTGCCGGCTTTACTACGTTACCACAGGAAAGTGGAACGGCGACCAGAACTTGGAGGCTCGGCGGGCCGCCGTCACCGAAGACCTCGAACAAACGCGTCTGTTCCGAGAAGTCGAGTTCATTCCCGTCGATGCGGACGGACTCCAGAAGCTCTACAACCAGACGAAGAACGCCATCTCACGAGAGTTCACGTTTGCGGACCGCACGGTCCTGCCGGAGATTCCCGGAGTCACAGAGGCGTACATCGGCTTGCTCCCCGCCAATGAGTTTCTCGGCCTTGTGAAAGACGAGAGCGGTGAGTTGGTGCGCACTATTTTTTACGACAACGTCAGGGATTGGCAAGACTATAACGCGGTGAATTCCGAGATGCGCGAAACGCTCAGTTCAACAGAAATGCGTGCACGATTCGCGTTGATGAACAACGGAATCACGATCATCGCGAAGACTATGCGACCAACCGGAAATCGGATCTACATCGAGGATTATCAAATCGTGAATGGCTGTCAGACCAGTCACGTTCTTTTCGATCAGAAGGACAATCTTGATGATTCTGTGATGGTTCCTCTGCGCCTGATTGCGACTCAGGATGATGCCGTCATTGCGGCCATCATCAAGGCTACGAACAGGCAAACAGAAGTTAAGGAAGAGCAACTGATTGCGCTTTCGGACTTCCAGAAGAAGCTCGAAATGTTCTTCAGGAGCTTCGAAGACAATAAGAAGCTCTACTATGAGCGGCGCTCACGGCAGTTCAACAATGTTGCTGGCTTTGAAAAAACGCGGATCGTGACACCGGCCAATCTTATCCGAGCGTACGCGTCGATGTTTCTAGAAGAGCCTCATCGGACCACGCGTAACTACCGCGGGTTGCTCGGAAGCGTTGGGAAAGAAATTTTCGGTGCTCAACATCGGTTGGAGCCTTACTACTCAGCTGCTTCTGCTTTGTACCGCTTGGAATACTTCTTCAGGAACGGTACGCTGGAAGCGAAGTACAAGCCTGCCCGTTACCATGTGCTGCTCGCCACGCGACTGCTGATGGAACCCGGCAAACCGCCGCTTCCGAATTCGCACGAGATCGTGAAGTACGCAGATCGTTTGTCTATAAAGCTTTGGGACACGCAAGAGGCTGAGCAATGGTTCAAGGAAGCTGTGGCTGTCGTCGATAGCACGGCGCAAGGTAACTTTCACCGTGACCATATACGGACGCAGCCTTTCACGGAGAAGCTTCGTAAGGAGTGCGCTCGGCTGACCTCCGGGAGATAG
- a CDS encoding tRNA (cytidine(34)-2'-O)-methyltransferase, which translates to MLTPNQIAVALYEPEIPGNAGAIARTCGATGAPLHLIGKLGFSFTHPKAKRALMDYWQHVDYHVHVAWPDFAATVKGRRTWMFTTRAERGLWETEFAPGDVLVFGPESRGLPDDVLATAPAHHVRIPMRPETRSLNLSTAVGVALYEALRQVERG; encoded by the coding sequence ATGCTGACACCCAACCAGATCGCCGTCGCGCTGTACGAGCCCGAGATCCCCGGCAACGCGGGGGCGATCGCGCGGACGTGCGGGGCGACGGGGGCGCCGCTGCACCTGATAGGGAAGCTGGGATTTTCGTTCACGCATCCCAAGGCGAAGCGCGCGCTGATGGACTACTGGCAGCACGTCGACTACCACGTGCACGTGGCGTGGCCGGACTTCGCGGCGACCGTCAAAGGGCGCAGGACGTGGATGTTCACCACCAGGGCGGAGCGCGGGCTGTGGGAGACGGAGTTCGCGCCGGGCGACGTGCTGGTCTTCGGGCCGGAGTCGCGCGGGCTGCCGGACGACGTGCTCGCCACCGCGCCCGCCCACCACGTGCGCATCCCCATGCGCCCGGAGACGCGCAGCCTCAACCTCTCAACCGCCGTGGGGGTGGCGCTTTACGAGGCGCTGCGGCAGGTGGAACGCGGGTGA
- a CDS encoding hemolysin III family protein, translating into MDAASPTSREELANALTHGAGLVASAAGAAILVTVAVFRGDVWAVFGSAVFGATLVLLYAASTLYHAARTPRVKARLQVFDHCAIYLLIAGTYTPFTLLGLRGGFGWTLLAVAWVFAAAGVVFKLFFTGRFPRLSTALYLGMGWMAIVAAKPMLERFPPSTLLWIVAGGLAYTGGTVFYHSRRIPYAHAIWHLFVIAGSVCHYFAVLAQVGGGAGAAITGG; encoded by the coding sequence ATGGACGCTGCATCCCCAACCAGCCGCGAAGAGCTGGCGAACGCGCTCACCCACGGTGCCGGGCTCGTGGCGAGCGCCGCCGGGGCCGCCATCCTCGTAACCGTCGCCGTCTTCCGTGGCGACGTGTGGGCCGTGTTCGGCAGCGCCGTCTTCGGCGCGACGCTGGTGCTGCTCTACGCGGCTTCCACGCTGTACCACGCGGCGCGCACGCCGCGGGTGAAGGCGCGGCTCCAGGTCTTCGACCACTGCGCCATCTACCTGCTGATCGCGGGCACCTACACGCCGTTCACCCTGCTGGGGCTGCGCGGCGGCTTCGGGTGGACGCTGCTGGCGGTGGCGTGGGTGTTCGCCGCGGCCGGCGTCGTCTTCAAGCTCTTCTTCACCGGCCGCTTCCCCCGCCTCTCCACCGCGCTGTACCTGGGGATGGGGTGGATGGCGATCGTGGCCGCCAAGCCGATGCTGGAGCGCTTCCCGCCTTCGACGCTGCTGTGGATCGTGGCGGGTGGGCTGGCGTACACGGGCGGCACCGTCTTCTATCATAGCCGCCGCATCCCGTACGCGCACGCCATCTGGCACCTGTTCGTAATCGCCGGCAGCGTCTGCCACTACTTCGCCGTCCTGGCGCAGGTGGGTGGCGGGGCGGGTGCCGCGATCACCGGGGGATGA
- a CDS encoding PqqD family protein, whose translation MEATSRYAVPDEVLTAHLEGEAVLLHMETKNYFRLNATAALLWKGMERGLEREQLLDSLLAEFEVDRPTAAAELDRLLGELAARGLVVPG comes from the coding sequence ATGGAAGCCACAAGCCGCTACGCCGTCCCCGACGAGGTGCTGACGGCGCACCTGGAGGGCGAGGCCGTCCTCCTGCACATGGAGACCAAGAACTACTTCCGCCTCAACGCCACCGCGGCGCTGCTGTGGAAGGGGATGGAGCGCGGCCTGGAGCGCGAGCAGCTCCTGGACAGCCTGCTGGCCGAGTTCGAGGTGGACCGCCCCACCGCCGCCGCGGAGCTGGACCGCCTCCTGGGCGAGCTCGCCGCCCGCGGCCTCGTCGTCCCGGGATGA
- a CDS encoding succinate dehydrogenase iron-sulfur subunit produces MKAETEGQGGARRDSTTADASSAGAAAANAQAPAQKTAPPPKAGGVKPVTVRVFRFNPDTDAAPSFQEFQVQVDPTDRVLDALNAIKWYQDGTLTYRRSCAHGICGSDAMRINGVNRLACKVLIRDVGEKVTVEPIMGFRVKKDLVVDMEPFFAQYRSVLPYFINDGRTTERERLQSVEDREKFDDTTKCILCAACTTSCPSFWANENFVGPAAIVNAHRFIFDSRDSAAGERLSILNDREGVWRCRTIFNCTEACPREIRITKAIGEVKKAILYGTARV; encoded by the coding sequence ATGAAGGCCGAGACCGAAGGGCAGGGCGGCGCCAGGCGCGACTCCACCACCGCCGACGCGAGCTCCGCGGGCGCCGCCGCGGCGAACGCGCAGGCTCCGGCGCAGAAGACCGCCCCGCCTCCCAAGGCGGGCGGGGTGAAGCCGGTGACGGTGCGCGTCTTCCGCTTCAACCCGGACACGGACGCCGCGCCGAGCTTCCAGGAGTTCCAGGTGCAGGTGGACCCCACCGACCGGGTGCTGGACGCGCTGAACGCCATCAAGTGGTACCAGGACGGCACCCTCACCTACCGCCGCTCCTGCGCCCACGGCATCTGCGGGTCGGATGCCATGCGCATCAACGGCGTCAACCGCCTCGCGTGCAAGGTGCTGATCCGCGACGTGGGTGAAAAGGTGACGGTGGAGCCGATCATGGGGTTCCGCGTGAAAAAGGACCTGGTGGTGGACATGGAGCCCTTTTTCGCGCAGTACCGCTCCGTGCTCCCGTACTTCATCAACGACGGCCGCACCACCGAGCGCGAGCGCCTGCAGTCGGTGGAAGACCGCGAGAAGTTCGACGACACCACCAAGTGCATCCTGTGCGCGGCGTGCACCACGAGCTGCCCGTCGTTCTGGGCCAACGAGAACTTCGTGGGCCCGGCGGCCATCGTGAACGCGCACCGCTTCATCTTCGACTCGCGCGACTCGGCGGCCGGGGAGCGGCTCAGCATCCTGAACGACCGCGAGGGCGTCTGGCGCTGCCGCACCATCTTCAACTGCACCGAGGCCTGCCCCCGCGAGATCCGCATCACCAAGGCGATCGGCGAGGTGAAGAAGGCGATCCTGTACGGCACGGCGCGGGTGTAA